From a region of the Helianthus annuus cultivar XRQ/B chromosome 5, HanXRQr2.0-SUNRISE, whole genome shotgun sequence genome:
- the LOC110940259 gene encoding short-chain dehydrogenase TIC 32, chloroplastic isoform X2, which produces MWLFRRPGPSGFSKSATAEQVTDGIDASGLTAIVTGGSSGIGRETARVLALRGAHVVMGVRNVTAGKQVQEAIIKEIPTAKVDAMELDLSSMASVRKFASEFNSSGRSLNLLINNAGIMMTPFLLSKDSIELQFATNHLGHFLLTHLLLDNMKKTARKSKIEGRIVNVSSEAHRFAYPKGIRFDKTNDEKQYNKYQAYGQSKLANILHANELTRHLKEEGAEITANSLHPGVISTNLFRHVFTPPSFAQGFVSKLSSLLMKNVQQVSNLANLSRLSE; this is translated from the exons ATGTGGCTGTTTCGAAGACCAGGACCCTCTGGATTCTCCAAGAGTGCAACCGCCGAGCAGGTTACCGATGGAATTGACGCCTCTGGACTCACCGCCATTGTTACAG GCGGATCAAGTGGCATTGGCCGGGAAACAGCACGAGTGCTAGCTCTGCGTGGTGCACATGTGGTGATGGGGGTCAGGAATGTGACTGCTGGCAAACAGGTTCAAGAAGCAATCATCAAAGAAATCCCAACAGCCAAAGTTGATGCAATGGAGTTGGATCTTAGTTCCATGGCATCTGTTAGGAAATTCGCCTCTGAATTTAATTCAAGCGGTCGATCATTGAACTTGTTGAT AAACAATGCAGGCATAATGATGACTCCATTCTTGCTTTCCAAGGATAGCATAGAACTACAATTTGCCACCAATCACCTAG GTCACTTTCTTCTAACACATCTATTGCTTGACAATATGAAGAAAACGGCACGTAAAAGTAAGATAGAAGGAAGGATTGTCAATGTGTCTTCAGAGGCCCATAGGTTTGCTTATCCTAAAGGAATTCGGTTTGATAAAACTAATGATGAGAAACA GTACAATAAATATCAAGCATATGGTCAATCAAAGCTAGCCAACATCCTACATGCTAATGAGCTTACAAGACATCTAAAG GAGGAAGGAGCAGAAATAACTGCAAATTCTCTTCATCCCGGGGTAATCTCAACAAACTTGTTCCGTCACGTTTTTACTCCTCCCAGCTTTGCACAAG GTTTTGTTAGCAAGCTCAGCAGCCTTCTGATGAAAAATGTTCAGCAGGTTAGTAATTTAGCCAACTTGAGCAGGCTAAGTGAGTAA